A genome region from Rhodopseudomonas boonkerdii includes the following:
- a CDS encoding LLM class flavin-dependent oxidoreductase — protein MSSAPLRFGVWSPVHGPRAAHRDPEEPYDASWERNRALVLQAEALGYDSVLIAQHTINPHQEDLDQLETWSSAAALAALTSRIEIIAAIKPYLFHPVVLAKMALQIENISRGRLAVNLVNAWNKPELEKAGIGFAEHDDRYAYGKEWISIVSRLTSGERLTHHGNNFDIRDYALRPKDLYRARPAIYVGGESEPARDLVAAHGDVWFINGQPLSDVATLIADVASRPRAGVPLRFGLSAFVIARETDAEAEQAHQRLLALAAQDAPMKAIQRANTDPKVVMMQTMQKTPRVGTNGGTAAGLVGSYDTVAARIREFHAAGIELFMLQFQPFEAEMQRFAEQVFPRVRETRFLKAARG, from the coding sequence ATGAGCAGCGCACCTCTTCGATTTGGAGTCTGGTCTCCTGTGCATGGCCCACGCGCAGCACATCGCGATCCCGAAGAGCCGTATGACGCTTCATGGGAGCGCAATCGCGCGTTGGTGCTGCAGGCCGAGGCGTTGGGTTACGATTCCGTCCTGATCGCCCAGCACACCATTAATCCACATCAGGAAGATCTCGATCAGCTCGAGACATGGAGTTCCGCGGCGGCTCTTGCGGCGCTGACGAGCCGTATCGAGATCATCGCAGCCATCAAGCCATACTTGTTTCACCCAGTTGTGCTGGCGAAGATGGCTTTGCAGATCGAGAATATCAGCCGCGGGCGCTTAGCCGTGAATCTCGTGAATGCCTGGAACAAGCCAGAACTTGAAAAGGCAGGTATCGGCTTCGCCGAGCACGACGATCGCTACGCCTATGGCAAGGAATGGATTTCGATCGTCTCGCGGCTGACCAGCGGAGAGCGATTGACCCATCACGGCAACAACTTCGATATCCGTGATTACGCCCTGCGCCCGAAGGATCTGTATCGCGCGCGGCCTGCCATCTATGTGGGTGGCGAGTCCGAGCCCGCGCGCGATCTGGTGGCGGCGCATGGCGATGTCTGGTTTATCAACGGACAGCCCTTGAGCGACGTAGCGACGCTCATCGCCGATGTGGCATCCCGGCCGCGCGCTGGGGTGCCGCTGCGTTTCGGGCTTTCCGCCTTTGTTATCGCACGGGAAACTGACGCGGAGGCGGAGCAGGCGCATCAGCGCCTGTTGGCGCTGGCGGCGCAGGATGCGCCGATGAAGGCCATTCAGCGTGCCAACACCGATCCGAAGGTGGTGATGATGCAGACCATGCAGAAGACACCGCGCGTCGGTACCAATGGCGGAACTGCCGCCGGTCTGGTGGGGAGCTACGATACGGTTGCCGCGCGCATCCGCGAGTTTCACGCGGCTGGGATCGAGCTCTTCATGCTGCAATTTCAGCCGTTCGAGGCCGAAATGCAGCGCTTCGCTGAGCAGGTGTTTCCGCGCGTGAGAGAAACGCGCTTTCTTAAAGCAGCGCGGGGATGA
- a CDS encoding MetQ/NlpA family ABC transporter substrate-binding protein has product MTIASRFLGIALSAIVLSLPAIHAHAADKPLKIGVSAGPYGDILREAARLSEKEGLKAEIIEFTDWNQPNAALQAGDIDLNNFQHRFYLANQSKARGYKLAALDESILVPAGIFSKKYKKATEIPDGAKIAIPNDPTNAARALLLFEKAGLLKLKPNTGLSATILDVAENPKKLQIVEIDAAQLPRSLDDVAAAFVSSNYAYLAGLALNTALVAETEVAEAKPYFTLIFAARDDRKDEAALKKFIAIYRSQPVKDFIIAKFNGSILPAW; this is encoded by the coding sequence ATGACCATCGCATCACGCTTTCTCGGCATTGCCCTCTCGGCGATCGTTCTCTCTTTGCCTGCTATTCACGCTCACGCGGCTGACAAGCCGCTGAAAATCGGCGTCTCCGCCGGCCCCTATGGCGACATCCTGCGCGAAGCTGCCCGCCTTTCGGAGAAAGAGGGCCTGAAGGCCGAAATCATCGAGTTCACCGACTGGAACCAGCCCAATGCGGCGCTCCAGGCCGGCGACATCGACCTCAACAATTTCCAGCATCGCTTCTATCTCGCCAACCAATCGAAAGCCCGCGGCTACAAGCTCGCCGCGCTCGATGAGTCGATCCTGGTCCCCGCCGGCATCTTCTCGAAGAAGTACAAGAAAGCCACCGAAATCCCCGATGGGGCCAAGATCGCCATCCCGAACGATCCGACGAATGCCGCGCGCGCACTCCTGCTGTTCGAGAAGGCCGGCCTCCTCAAACTGAAGCCCAACACCGGCCTGTCCGCAACCATTCTCGACGTGGCGGAGAATCCGAAGAAGCTACAAATCGTCGAAATCGACGCCGCACAACTGCCCCGGTCGCTCGATGACGTCGCCGCGGCGTTCGTTTCGTCGAACTATGCCTATCTGGCTGGCCTCGCTCTCAACACGGCGCTTGTTGCCGAGACCGAAGTGGCCGAAGCAAAGCCCTACTTCACGCTGATCTTTGCCGCGCGCGACGATCGCAAGGACGAAGCGGCCCTCAAGAAGTTCATCGCAATCTACCGTTCGCAGCCGGTGAAGGACTTCATTATTGCCAAGTTCAATGGCTCAATCCTGCCAGCCTGGTAA
- a CDS encoding dihydrofolate reductase, which produces MKILPDIVLVYAVAENGVIGNGNTIPWRLKSDMQRFKALTMGKPIVMGRKTFESFPRRPLPGRTNIVITRNAHYTADGAVVVTSLADARAIAVGDALRRSAPEIAIVGGAEIYAQWMPHADRLEVTEVHAHPVGDTTIPPVDRAVWEETGRVRHPAKGEDSVDFSYVTYCRRPSN; this is translated from the coding sequence ATGAAGATCTTGCCAGACATCGTGCTCGTCTATGCCGTCGCCGAAAATGGGGTGATCGGCAATGGCAACACCATCCCGTGGCGGTTGAAGTCGGATATGCAGCGCTTCAAGGCGCTGACGATGGGCAAGCCCATCGTCATGGGCCGTAAGACCTTCGAGTCATTCCCGCGCCGCCCGTTGCCTGGCCGCACCAATATCGTGATCACGCGCAATGCCCATTACACGGCGGACGGCGCCGTTGTCGTGACATCCCTGGCCGACGCGCGCGCCATCGCCGTTGGCGATGCATTGCGCCGTTCGGCGCCAGAGATCGCCATTGTCGGCGGCGCGGAGATTTACGCGCAGTGGATGCCCCATGCAGATCGCCTCGAGGTCACCGAGGTTCATGCGCATCCCGTCGGCGATACCACCATACCGCCGGTGGATCGCGCTGTGTGGGAAGAAACCGGCCGCGTCAGGCATCCCGCCAAGGGCGAGGACAGTGTCGATTTCTCCTATGTGACATATTGCCGGCGGCCTTCGAACTGA
- the hflK gene encoding FtsH protease activity modulator HflK: MPWKNQGGGPWGPGPKGPWGSGPQSSGPRPPDLEDLLRKGQDRLQSMLPGGFISGMGIFLVLVIAGAIWGLSGFFRVQSEELGVVLRFGKHVRTVQPGLNYHLPYPIETVLLPKALRVSTLSVGMSILEDTGRRGRTVRDVPEESLMLTGDENIVDVDFTVLWRIKPDGVGNFLFNIQNPEGTVKAVAESVMREVVGRANIQPILTGARTTTETQVQELMQKTLDGYGAGVLVQQVQLQKVDPPAQVIDAFRDVQAAQADAQRLQNEAQTYTNRVVPDARGRAAQILQVAEGYREQAIAEAKGQSARFLKVYEEYKKAPDVTRERLYLETMEKILHGAEKLINDSGSGAGASQGVVPYLPLNELTPRRQPPATSGQPQQSGGNR, translated from the coding sequence ATGCCGTGGAAGAATCAAGGCGGTGGCCCATGGGGGCCCGGCCCGAAAGGACCCTGGGGATCGGGTCCGCAGTCGTCCGGACCGAGGCCGCCCGATCTTGAGGATCTTCTGCGCAAGGGGCAGGACCGGCTGCAATCGATGCTGCCGGGTGGCTTCATCAGCGGTATGGGCATCTTCCTGGTCCTCGTCATCGCGGGTGCGATCTGGGGACTGTCCGGCTTCTTCCGCGTGCAGTCCGAAGAGCTCGGCGTCGTGCTGCGCTTCGGCAAACATGTGCGCACCGTGCAGCCAGGTCTGAACTATCATCTGCCTTATCCGATCGAGACCGTGTTGCTGCCGAAGGCGCTGCGCGTGTCGACGCTGTCGGTCGGCATGTCGATCCTCGAAGACACCGGTCGCCGTGGTCGCACCGTGCGCGACGTGCCGGAAGAGAGTCTGATGCTCACCGGCGACGAGAACATCGTCGATGTCGATTTCACCGTGCTCTGGCGTATCAAGCCGGATGGCGTGGGCAACTTCCTGTTCAACATCCAGAACCCGGAAGGCACCGTGAAGGCGGTCGCCGAGAGTGTGATGCGTGAAGTGGTCGGCCGTGCCAACATCCAGCCGATTCTCACCGGCGCACGCACCACCACCGAGACGCAGGTGCAGGAACTGATGCAGAAGACGCTCGACGGTTACGGCGCCGGCGTCCTAGTCCAGCAGGTGCAGCTGCAGAAGGTCGATCCGCCCGCTCAGGTCATCGATGCGTTCCGCGACGTGCAGGCGGCGCAGGCCGACGCCCAGCGACTGCAGAACGAAGCGCAGACCTATACCAACCGCGTCGTACCGGACGCACGCGGCCGTGCCGCGCAGATCCTGCAGGTCGCCGAAGGTTATCGCGAACAGGCGATCGCCGAGGCCAAGGGCCAGAGCGCGCGCTTTCTGAAGGTCTATGAAGAATACAAGAAGGCGCCGGACGTGACCCGTGAACGTCTGTACCTCGAAACCATGGAGAAGATTCTCCACGGCGCCGAGAAGCTGATCAACGATTCCGGCTCGGGCGCCGGCGCTTCGCAAGGCGTCGTGCCTTATCTTCCCTTGAACGAACTGACGCCGCGACGTCAGCCACCGGCGACATCTGGTCAGCCTCAGCAGAGTGGGGGCAACCGATGA
- the hflC gene encoding protease modulator HflC, with the protein MKSGISGIVALIVLLVLVIVGFGSLYTVRQTEQALVVRLGEPVRVVTEPGLNFKVPFVDSVITIDKRILDLENPAQEVIANDQRRLVVDAFARYRIKNALRFYQSIGTIQAANIQLTTLLNAAMRRVLGEVNFIQIVRDDREGLMNKIRDQLDREADGYGIQVIDVRIRRADLPEANSQAVYQRMQTERQREAAEFRAQGGQKAQEIRSKADREATVIIADANSQAEQIRGDGDGERNRLFAEAYGKDADFFAFYRSMTAYENGLKQNDTRYLLRPDSEFFRFFANPTGKPAPARP; encoded by the coding sequence ATGAAATCCGGTATCTCAGGTATCGTTGCGCTGATCGTGCTGTTGGTGCTGGTCATCGTCGGTTTCGGCTCGCTCTACACGGTGCGCCAGACCGAGCAGGCCCTCGTGGTTCGCCTCGGTGAACCCGTGCGTGTGGTCACCGAGCCCGGCCTGAACTTCAAGGTGCCGTTCGTCGACAGCGTGATCACCATCGACAAGCGCATTCTCGATCTCGAGAATCCCGCGCAGGAAGTCATCGCCAACGACCAGCGTCGTCTCGTGGTGGATGCATTCGCGCGCTATCGCATCAAGAACGCACTGCGCTTCTATCAGAGCATCGGCACCATTCAGGCTGCCAACATCCAGCTGACCACGCTGCTCAACGCCGCCATGCGCCGTGTGCTAGGCGAGGTCAACTTCATCCAGATCGTCCGTGACGACCGCGAAGGTCTGATGAACAAGATTCGCGACCAGCTCGACCGCGAGGCCGACGGTTATGGCATCCAGGTCATCGACGTCCGCATCCGTCGCGCCGATCTGCCGGAGGCGAACAGCCAAGCGGTCTATCAGCGCATGCAGACCGAACGTCAGCGTGAGGCGGCCGAGTTCCGCGCACAGGGCGGCCAGAAGGCTCAGGAGATCCGCTCCAAGGCGGACCGTGAGGCGACGGTCATCATCGCGGACGCGAACTCGCAGGCCGAACAGATTCGCGGTGACGGCGACGGCGAGCGTAACCGTCTGTTCGCGGAGGCCTATGGCAAGGACGCCGACTTCTTCGCGTTCTACCGCTCGATGACGGCCTATGAGAACGGGTTGAAGCAGAACGATACCCGTTACCTGCTGCGGCCGGATTCGGAATTCTTCCGCTTCTTCGCCAATCCGACCGGCAAGCCGGCCCCGGCACGACCATAA
- a CDS encoding DUF2065 domain-containing protein: protein MGSIALTDFLIGLGILLVFEGILFLGFPGWMRRAMKSALASPDSVLRLAGIISAVGGLILIWFVRR from the coding sequence GTGGGGTCCATAGCGTTGACCGACTTCCTCATCGGTTTGGGGATACTGCTCGTGTTCGAAGGCATTCTGTTTCTCGGTTTTCCCGGCTGGATGCGACGTGCCATGAAGAGCGCGCTGGCCTCTCCCGACAGCGTACTGCGGCTGGCTGGCATCATCTCCGCGGTGGGGGGGCTGATCCTGATCTGGTTCGTGCGGCGCTAG
- a CDS encoding Do family serine endopeptidase codes for MPIATLAPLSQRRVRNFGLRPLIAAIAVGALVGISAPPALARGPDGIADVAEKVIDSVVNISTTSTVEAKNGGEGGNRGAMPQLPPGSPFEEFFEDFFKNRGGRGGGEKGGGLQPRKTNSLGSGFIIDTSGLVVTNNHVIDGADEITVIQNDGTKIKAELVGVDKKTDLALLKFTPVKPVTAVKFGDSDKLRLGEWVIAIGNPFSLGGSVTAGIVSARNRDINNGPYDSYIQTDASINRGNSGGPLFNLDGEVVGVNTLIISPTGGSIGLGFAVPSKTVAGVIDQLREYKEVRRGWLGVRIQPVTDEIAESLNIKPARGALIAGIDEKGPAKPAGLETGDVVVKFDGKDVKEPKDLSRAVAASPVGKAVDVLIIRKGKEETRKVTLGRLEDDKPVQASLKAAPEAEKPATQKALGLDLTGLSKELRTKYKIKDSVKGVVVTGVDSGSDAADKRLSAGDVIVEVAQEAVTNAADVKKRIDAVKKDGKKSVLLLVSNGEGELRFVALSVQ; via the coding sequence ATGCCCATCGCGACTCTCGCACCCCTTTCACAGCGCCGCGTGCGCAATTTCGGCTTGCGTCCGCTGATCGCGGCAATCGCGGTCGGTGCGCTGGTCGGCATCTCCGCGCCGCCAGCGTTGGCCCGGGGCCCCGACGGCATTGCCGATGTCGCCGAAAAAGTGATCGACTCGGTGGTCAACATTTCCACCACCTCGACTGTGGAGGCGAAGAATGGCGGCGAGGGCGGCAATCGCGGTGCGATGCCGCAACTGCCACCGGGCTCGCCCTTCGAGGAATTCTTCGAGGACTTCTTCAAGAATCGCGGTGGCCGCGGCGGCGGCGAGAAGGGCGGCGGCCTGCAGCCGCGCAAGACCAATTCGCTCGGCTCGGGATTCATCATCGACACCTCGGGCCTCGTGGTCACCAACAATCACGTCATCGACGGCGCCGACGAGATTACGGTGATCCAGAACGACGGCACCAAGATCAAGGCCGAGCTCGTCGGTGTCGACAAGAAGACCGATCTCGCGCTGCTGAAATTCACCCCGGTGAAGCCGGTGACGGCCGTGAAGTTCGGCGACAGCGACAAGCTGCGTCTCGGCGAATGGGTAATTGCCATCGGCAATCCGTTCTCACTCGGCGGCAGCGTCACCGCGGGCATCGTCTCGGCGCGTAACCGCGACATCAATAACGGTCCTTACGACAGCTACATCCAGACCGACGCCTCGATCAATCGCGGCAATTCGGGTGGCCCGCTGTTCAATCTCGATGGCGAGGTGGTGGGCGTCAACACGCTGATCATCTCGCCGACCGGCGGTTCCATCGGTCTCGGTTTCGCGGTGCCGTCAAAGACGGTGGCTGGCGTGATCGATCAGCTCCGCGAATACAAGGAAGTGCGTCGCGGCTGGCTCGGCGTTCGCATCCAGCCGGTCACCGACGAGATCGCCGAAAGCCTCAATATCAAGCCCGCCCGCGGCGCGCTGATCGCCGGCATCGACGAGAAAGGCCCGGCCAAGCCGGCCGGTCTGGAGACGGGCGACGTGGTGGTGAAGTTCGACGGCAAGGACGTCAAGGAGCCGAAGGACCTCTCGCGCGCCGTCGCCGCCAGTCCGGTCGGCAAGGCCGTGGACGTATTGATCATCCGCAAGGGCAAGGAGGAGACCAGGAAGGTCACCCTTGGCCGCCTGGAGGACGACAAGCCGGTGCAGGCCTCGCTGAAAGCGGCGCCGGAAGCGGAGAAGCCGGCGACGCAGAAGGCGCTCGGCCTCGATCTGACCGGGCTCAGCAAGGAGCTGCGCACGAAGTACAAGATCAAGGACAGCGTGAAGGGCGTTGTTGTCACCGGCGTCGACAGCGGTTCTGATGCCGCCGACAAGCGCCTCTCGGCCGGCGACGTCATTGTCGAGGTCGCGCAGGAGGCGGTGACCAATGCTGCCGATGTCAAGAAGCGCATCGATGCCGTGAAGAAGGACGGCAAGAAGTCGGTGTTGCTGCTGGTCTCGAACGGCGAAGGCGAGCTGCGGTTTGTTGCGCTGAGCGTGCAGTAA